ACATGGTCTCCGTGGTGGTCTGCGCGCTCTCGACGTACGGCAGGAAGTTCTCCCCGTAGACGCCGAGCAGCAGCAGCGGGATCCACCACCAGGCGGTCGCGAGGAGCACGCCCGGCACCCACCAGGCGAGCAGCTTTCTCTGCCGTGGCCCGGACGGCCGGGTGAGCAGATACAGCCCCACGGGCAGCAGGGAGGCGAGGGTGGCGGCCGCGTTCACACCGCCCATGAACGGGATGACCAGCGCCGACCGCACGGCGGCGACCCGCGCGCTGTACCGCTCGTCGATCAGCGGCAGCAGCACCCAGGGCAGAAAGGCGCCGGGCAGAGCGGCGGCCGAAGTCGACCCGATGACGATGGTGAAGACCGGCCAGAGCGCGTACGCGAGAGCGGCCAGCAGCCGTGACGCCCCGCTCCCGATCCGCAGCCGCTCCGCGAGCCGCAGGGCGCCCCAGAAGGCGACCGACACGATCAGCGACAGCCACAGCCGCTCCGCCAGCCACACCGGCAGCCGTACGGCGTCGGCCAGCCAGTAGAACGGCAGCATCGGCCACAGATAGCCGGCGTACTGGTCGGATATCCCGCCGAAGGACCCCTGGTCCTGCCACAGCTGCCCGAGATCGGAGAAGAACCGCCCCGGGTCGACCGTTACACCCAGCTTGGTGTCGAAGGTCTGCCGCCCCGGATGCACCACCAGCAACAGCACGAACACCACGGCCCAGAACCCCACCAGCCACCGGCGCGACCGCGGGCCCTCCGGCGGGCCCGACATGCGCGCGGTGGAGGGGACGGCGGCCGGAGGAGGGGCCTGGACCGTGGACGTCGTCATGGTGGACACCGCCGGAGGATGAGGAGGAGGTTCCAGGTGGCCACCTCACGGATCCCGGGCGCCTTCACCACGGTCTCGGCGAGGAACGGCCAGTAGCGGGAGCGCGCCGAGACGACCCTGACGTCGTCACGGGCGCGCACCTGCCGCAGGGTCGGGCCGATGTGCACGGCGAACAGGTTCTCGCCGAGGGTGTGCTTCGCGGCCCTTCCGGTACGGCGCCGATAGCGGGCCCGCGCCCGATCGGCGCCCAGATAGTGCCAGGGCGCCCATTCATGACCGCCCCACGGAGACAGCCAGTTGGTGAACGACAGATAGATCAGCCCACCGGGCCGCGTCACCCGCACCAGCTCACTGACGAAGGTCTGCGGATCGGCGACATGCTCAAGGACGTTGGAGGAGAAGGTGACGTCCGCGACCCCGTCGTACAGCGGCAGCAGATACCCGTCGGCGATCACCGCCCCGTCGGGCGGCTTGGCGCCGAGTTCCCGTACGTCGGGTTCGAAGAGGTAGGCGTGGGCGCCGCGCCGCCGGAACTCCTCGGTGAAGCATCCGCTGCCACCACCGACGTCGACGACGGTCCG
This DNA window, taken from Streptomyces sp. NBC_00663, encodes the following:
- a CDS encoding class I SAM-dependent methyltransferase, with translation MTGTALKDPSFRRSLALFRAFRHEQDDPEACYSLLARDSVDQVEAYDGPVTGRTVVDVGGGSGCFTEEFRRRGAHAYLFEPDVRELGAKPPDGAVIADGYLLPLYDGVADVTFSSNVLEHVADPQTFVSELVRVTRPGGLIYLSFTNWLSPWGGHEWAPWHYLGADRARARYRRRTGRAAKHTLGENLFAVHIGPTLRQVRARDDVRVVSARSRYWPFLAETVVKAPGIREVATWNLLLILRRCPP